In a single window of the Arachis hypogaea cultivar Tifrunner chromosome 6, arahy.Tifrunner.gnm2.J5K5, whole genome shotgun sequence genome:
- the LOC112695273 gene encoding uncharacterized protein has translation MAQEAALMAMESQVNNASSTKKRSVRNDKLLLDDYIHFLRSRHSLDLTMCQLNQIIRIHGFKKIHHAPKKVLVDAVNSLDLVNLSRSTLHSSVVSAFAVLTVEDAIADLNELNWQECCVTSLEKLCSSNNNHKFLFPPSSSDPHHSRLQFANHLQVAPKRKISGSGDGDETCCGGRELISEAFRNGMRPAKMVPRRKRSGAHAPSGAVCALSATVDSASLASC, from the exons ATGGCACAAGAAGCAGCATTGATGGCCATGGAGTCTCAGGTGAACAACGCCAGCTCCACAAAAAAGCGATCAGTGAGGAATGACAAGCTTCTCCTCGACGATTACATCCATTTCCTTCGCTCTCGCCATTCCCTCGACCTCACCATGTGTCAACTCAATCAG ATCATTCGCATTCACGGCTTCAAGAAGATACACCACGCTCCCAAg AAGGTGTTGGTGGACGCGGTGAACTCGCTCGATCTCGTGAACCTATCGCGCTCCACGCTCCACAGTAGCGTCGTCTCAGCGTTCGCGGTTCTTACGGTGGAGGACGCCATTGCCGATCTCAACGAGCTCAACTGGCAAGAGTGCTGCGTCACTTCGTTGGAGAAACTctgcagcagcaacaacaaccacaaaTTCCTCTTTCCTCCTTCATCCTCCGATCCTCACCATAGCCGCCTCCAGTTCGCGAACCACTTGCAGGTTGCGCCAAAAAGGAAGATCAGTGGCAGCGGTGACGGCGACGAAACGTGCTGCGGCGGCAGAGAACTCATCTCCGAGGCTTTTCGCAACGGCATGCGACCGGCGAAGATGGTACCTAGGCGTAAGAGGAGCGGCGCTCATGCTCCTTCTGGTGCTGTATGCGCCTTATCCGCGACTGTGGACTCTGCTTCGCTTGCTTCCTGCTGA
- the LOC112695274 gene encoding uncharacterized protein → MVREVSESCLDSLLTEVVSCYCNRFYPNKHDLAARRIEAIGYQVGHQLSERYTMERPRFNDHLEAIKFICKDFWLELFKKHVDNLRTNHRGTFVLQDNKFCWLARMSIDPFADSGKSPEDITSPTAGNKATHAMKMHLYFSCGILRGFLSNLGILCAVSADILTLPTCAFTIRIKA, encoded by the exons ATGGTTAGAGAAGTTTCAGAGAGTTGTTTGGATAGCCTGTTGACGGAAGTGGTTTCGTGCTATTGCAACCGATTCTACCCTAATAAGCATGATCTTGCTGCTCGCAGGATCGAGGCTATTGGATACCAGGTTGGTCACCAGCTCTCTGAAAG GTACACCATGGAGCGGCCACGATTCAATGATCATCTGGAAGCCATCAAGTTCATTTGCAAGGATTTTTGGCTTGAGCTCTTTAAGAAGCATGTAGACAACTTGAGGACAAACCATAGG GGTACCTTTGTATTGCAAGATAATAAATTTTGCTGGCTTGCACGCATGTCAATTGATCCATTTGCTGATAGTGGTAAGTCACCCGAAGATATTACCTCTCCTACAGCTGGAAACAAGGCAACACATGCAATGAAGATGCATCTTTATTTCTCGTGTGGCATCCTTAGGGGATTTCTTTCAAACTTGGGAATTCTTTGTGCAGTTTCTGCAGATATATTAACCCTTCCAACAT GTGCATTTACCATCCGTATTAAAGCTTGA
- the LOC112695275 gene encoding pentatricopeptide repeat-containing protein At5g04780, mitochondrial, translated as MVSMNRTRLRLWYIKFLPHSIFQCLYLPFKNPTIQTFVSQAAVDLTSQYSTQPSISYSNLLSQCVATKSLHLGMVVHAHMIKFGFSNNQSLKNHLVTMYSKCHHFGVARKLVDQSAEPDLVSWSALISGFVQNGLVNEALSALSDMCMLGVKCNEFTFPSVLKACSIKKDLNMGKKVHGMTVVTGFDSDGFVANALVVMYAKCGQLGESRRLFGTIEERNVVLWNALFSCYMQSDFYVEAVDMFKDMVQRGVRPNEFSLSIILNACAGLRDGGLGRMLHGILLKLGHDSDQFSKNALVDMYAKAGESKDAVAVFREIKHPDIVSWNAVIAGCVLHECNDLALMLLEEMKSSGTCPNLFTFSSALKCCAAMGLKDLGRQLHSSLLKMDTNSDLFSAVGLIDMYSKCEMMDDARIAFELMPKKDIIAWNALISGYSLCGDDLEAVSLFAKLHHEDTDFNQTTLSTVLKSVATLMAIKMCKQLHALSIKYGIYSDFYVINSLLDGYGKCNYIGEASKIFEERTWEDLVAYTSMITAYSQYGDGEEALKLYLQMQHADIKPDAFVCSSLLNACSNLSAYEQGKQLHVHTIKFGFMSDIFASNSLVNMYAKCGSIEDAGRAFSEIPKRGIVSWSAMIGGLAQHGQGKQALQLFSQMLEDGVPPNHITLVSVLCACNHCGLVSEGKQYFETMEEKFGIKPTQEHYACMIDLLGRSGKLNEAMELVNSISFEADASVWGALLGAARIHKNVEVGQKAAEMLFVLEPEKSGTHVLLANIYASAGMWENVAKVRKLMKESNVKKEPGMSWLEVKDKVYTFIVGDRSHSRSDEIYAKLDELSDLLSKVGYRPIIDIDLHNVNQSEKEKLLYHHSEKLAVAFGLIATPPGAPIRVKKNLRVCVDCHTFFKFVCKIVLREIIVRDINRFHHFKDGSCSCGDYW; from the coding sequence ATGGTGTCAATGAACAGAACCCGTCTAAGGCTTTGGTATATTAAATTTTTGCCTCACTCAATTTTCCAATGCTTGTACCTCCCGTTCAAGAACCCAACCATTCAAACCTTTGTTTCACAAGCCGCTGTAGATTTAACATCTCAATACTCCACACAACCCTCAATATCCTACTCCAACCTGTTGTCTCAATGTGTTGCCACCAAGTCCCTCCATTTAGGCATGGTGGTCCATGCCCATATGATCAAATTTGGGTTTTCCAACAACCAAAGCCTAAAGAACCACCTTGTGACAATGTATTCCAAGTGTCACCATTTTGGGGTTGCCCGTAAGTTGGTTGATCAAAGTGCTGAACCAGATTTGGTTTCTTGGTCTGCTTTAATATCTGGCTTTGTGCAGAATGGGCTTGTTAATGAAGCCCTTTCAGCCTTGAGTGACATGTGCATGTTGGGTGTTAAGTGCAATGAGTTCACATTCCCTAGCGTCCTTAAGGCATGCTCCATCAAGAAGGACTTGAACATGGGCAAGAAGGTTCATGGGATGACTGTGGTGACAGGTTTTGATTCTGATGGCTTTGTTGCTAATGCTTTGGTTGTTATGTATGCTAAGTGTGGGCAGCTAGGTGAGTCTAGGAGATTATTTGGCACAATAGAGGAAAGAAATGTTGTTTTGTGGAATGCCTTGTTCTCTTGTTATATGCAGAGTGATTTCTATGTCGAAGCAGTGGATATGTTCAAGGACATGGTTCAGAGAGGAGTGAGGCCTAATGAGTTTAGCCTTTCGATCATATTGAATGCCTGTGCTGGACTGCGGGATGGTGGTCTAGGAAGGATGCTTCATGGGATTTTGCTGAAGTTGGGACATGATTCAGATCAATTTTCCAAAAATGCATTAGTTGACATGTATGCAAAAGCTGGGGAGAGTAAAGATGCTGTTGCTGTTTTTCGAGAAATTAAGCACCCTGATATTGTGTCTTGGAATGCAGTTATTGCTGGTTGTGTTCTTCATGAGTGTAATGATTTAGCTTTGATGCTTTTGGAGGAGATGAAAAGCTCTGGAACTTGTCCTAATTTGTTTACCTTCTCGAGTGCTCTAAAGTGCTGTGCTGCAATGGGGTTGAAGGATTTGGGCAGGCAGTTACATTCTAGTTTGTTAAAGATGGATACTAATTCAGATTTATTTTCTGCAGTTGGGCTAATAGACATGTATTCAAAGTGTGAAATGATGGATGATGCTAGAATAGCTTTTGAACTGATGCCAAAGAAGGATATCATTGCATGGAATGCTTTGATTTCTGGTTACTCACTTTGTGGTGATGACTTAGAAGCAGTCTCCCTTTTTGCTAAATTGCATCATGAGGATACAGATTTCAACCAAACTACTTTATCAACTGTTCTCAAATCCGTTGCCACCTTGATGGCAATTAAGATGTGCAAGCAACTTCATGCACTTTCCATCAAATATGGAATTTATTCTGATTTCTATGTAATAAACAGCCTACTAGATGGATACGGAAAGTGTAACTACATAGGTGAAGCTTCAAAAATATTTGAAGAACGAACTTGGGAAGATTTGGTGGCTTACACATCAATGATAACAGCATATTCTCAATACGGGGATGGAGAGGAGGCTTTGAAGCTATATCTGCAAATGCAACATGCAGATATCAAGCCAGATGCATTTGTCTGCAGTTCTCTTTTAAATGCTTGTTCAAATCTGTCTGCGTATGAACAAGGGAAACAATTACATGTCCATACCATCAAGTTTGGATTTATGTCTGATATTTTTGCAAGCAATTCCCTGGTTAATATGTATGCAAAATGTGGAAGCATAGAAGATGCTGGTCGCGCCTTTTCTGAGATACCAAAGAGGGGAATAGTCTCATGGTCTGCAATGATTGGGGGGTTGGCTCAACATGGCCAAGGTAAACAGGCTCTTCAGTTGTTCAGTCAAATGCTTGAAGATGGTGTGCCGCCCAATCATATTACTTTAGTAAGTGTTCTTTGTGCATGTAATCATTGTGGTTTGGTAAGTGAGGGAAAGCAGTATTTTGAAACAATGGAAGAAAAATTTGGTATTAAACCTACACAAGAGCATTATGCTTGTATGATTGATCTACTTGGACGATCAGGGAAATTGAATGAAGCAATGGAACTCGTAAATTCCATTTCATTTGAAGCTGATGCCTCAGTTTGGGGGGCGCTTCTTGGAGCAGCAAGAATCCATAAAAACGTAGAAGTTGGTCAGAAAGCTGCAGAGATGCTTTTTGTTCTTGAGCCAGAGAAATCCGGTACCCATGTTCTCCTTGCAAATATATATGCATCAGCAGGAATGTGGGAAAATGTTGCAAAGGTTAGAAAACTTATGAAGGAGAGCAATGTAAAGAAGGAGCCTGGAATGAGTTGGCTTGAGGTCAAAGACAAGGTATATACGTTCATTGTTGGAGACAGAAGTCATTCTAGAAGTGATGAAATATATGCAAAACTAGATGAATTGAGTGATCTTCTAAGTAAAGTTGGATATAGGCCCATCATAGACATCGATTTACATAACGTGAACCAGAGTGAAAAGGAGAAGCTATTATATCACCATAGTGAGAAACTTGCTGTAGCCTTTGGTTTAATTGCTACACCACCTGGAGCCCCGATAAGGGTGAAGAAGAATCTACGGGTTTGTGTTGATTGCCACACGTTTTTCAAATTTGTATGCAAAATTGTGTTGCGGGAAATTATTGTCAGAGATATTAATAGATTCCACCATTTTAAAGATGGATCATGTTCTTGTGGTGATTATTGGTAA
- the LOC112695277 gene encoding SKP1-like protein 11 isoform X3 translates to MELLCIRQWISGLLPTVKKWLSAWCIKPVGGALVRQEPEYILLALMGSPLKKIMLCSSEKEIFSVEEQVMVQHSVIINNMIEDGSYNHEESKIPLDCVDSKTLKKVIDYCTHHTHHHNDNQEDLEAWDAQFLNVDSNGLYDLLMAANYLEIRNLLDLIYGTIKNMIKGKKIDEIRRIFNIKDHGFTPEEEEQNRKEYPHFY, encoded by the exons ATGGAGCTTTTGTGCATCAGACAATGGATAAGTGGCCTTCTTCCAACCGTGA AGAAGTGGCTTAGTGCATGGTGCATAAAACCTGTTGGTGGAGCACTTGTTAGGCAGGAACCAGAATATATCTTACTAGCCT tgaTGGGTTCGCCGTTGAAGAAGATCATGCTATGCAGTTCGGAAAAGGAGATTTTCAGTGTGGAAGAACAAGTGATGGTGCAACATTCGGTGATCATAAACAACATGATTGAAGATGGGTCGTACAACCATGAAGAGAGCAAGATTCCATTGGATTGCGTCGACTCCAAGACTCTCAAGAAGGTCATCGATTATTGTACACACCACACTCACCACCACAACGACAACCAAGAAGATCTTGAGGCTTGGGATGCTCAATTTCTCAATGTTGATTCTAACGGCCTTTATGATTTGTTGATG GCAGCAAATTATCTTGAGATTAGAAATCTCTTGGATCTGATATACGgaactataaaaaatatgataaaggGAAAGAAAATAGATGAGATACGCAGAATCTTCAACATCAAAGATCATGGCTTCACTCCTGAAGAGGAAGAACAAAATCGCAAGGAGTACCCACATTTTTATTAG
- the LOC112695277 gene encoding SKP1-like protein 11 isoform X1: MELLCIRQWISGLLPTVILDLLIEIMSIKEKWLSAWCIKPVGGALVRQEPEYILLALMGSPLKKIMLCSSEKEIFSVEEQVMVQHSVIINNMIEDGSYNHEESKIPLDCVDSKTLKKVIDYCTHHTHHHNDNQEDLEAWDAQFLNVDSNGLYDLLMAANYLEIRNLLDLIYGTIKNMIKGKKIDEIRRIFNIKDHGFTPEEEEQNRKEYPHFY, encoded by the exons ATGGAGCTTTTGTGCATCAGACAATGGATAAGTGGCCTTCTTCCAACCGTGA TTCTTGATTTACTAATTGAAATCATGTCAATTAAAGAGAAGTGGCTTAGTGCATGGTGCATAAAACCTGTTGGTGGAGCACTTGTTAGGCAGGAACCAGAATATATCTTACTAGCCT tgaTGGGTTCGCCGTTGAAGAAGATCATGCTATGCAGTTCGGAAAAGGAGATTTTCAGTGTGGAAGAACAAGTGATGGTGCAACATTCGGTGATCATAAACAACATGATTGAAGATGGGTCGTACAACCATGAAGAGAGCAAGATTCCATTGGATTGCGTCGACTCCAAGACTCTCAAGAAGGTCATCGATTATTGTACACACCACACTCACCACCACAACGACAACCAAGAAGATCTTGAGGCTTGGGATGCTCAATTTCTCAATGTTGATTCTAACGGCCTTTATGATTTGTTGATG GCAGCAAATTATCTTGAGATTAGAAATCTCTTGGATCTGATATACGgaactataaaaaatatgataaaggGAAAGAAAATAGATGAGATACGCAGAATCTTCAACATCAAAGATCATGGCTTCACTCCTGAAGAGGAAGAACAAAATCGCAAGGAGTACCCACATTTTTATTAG
- the LOC112695277 gene encoding SKP1-like protein 11 isoform X6, translating to MELLCIRQWISGLLPTVMMGSPLKKIMLCSSEKEIFSVEEQVMVQHSVIINNMIEDGSYNHEESKIPLDCVDSKTLKKVIDYCTHHTHHHNDNQEDLEAWDAQFLNVDSNGLYDLLMAANYLEIRNLLDLIYGTIKNMIKGKKIDEIRRIFNIKDHGFTPEEEEQNRKEYPHFY from the exons ATGGAGCTTTTGTGCATCAGACAATGGATAAGTGGCCTTCTTCCAACCGTGA tgaTGGGTTCGCCGTTGAAGAAGATCATGCTATGCAGTTCGGAAAAGGAGATTTTCAGTGTGGAAGAACAAGTGATGGTGCAACATTCGGTGATCATAAACAACATGATTGAAGATGGGTCGTACAACCATGAAGAGAGCAAGATTCCATTGGATTGCGTCGACTCCAAGACTCTCAAGAAGGTCATCGATTATTGTACACACCACACTCACCACCACAACGACAACCAAGAAGATCTTGAGGCTTGGGATGCTCAATTTCTCAATGTTGATTCTAACGGCCTTTATGATTTGTTGATG GCAGCAAATTATCTTGAGATTAGAAATCTCTTGGATCTGATATACGgaactataaaaaatatgataaaggGAAAGAAAATAGATGAGATACGCAGAATCTTCAACATCAAAGATCATGGCTTCACTCCTGAAGAGGAAGAACAAAATCGCAAGGAGTACCCACATTTTTATTAG
- the LOC112695277 gene encoding SKP1-like protein 11 isoform X4, which translates to MELLCIRQWISGLLPTWLSAWCIKPVGGALVRQEPEYILLALMGSPLKKIMLCSSEKEIFSVEEQVMVQHSVIINNMIEDGSYNHEESKIPLDCVDSKTLKKVIDYCTHHTHHHNDNQEDLEAWDAQFLNVDSNGLYDLLMAANYLEIRNLLDLIYGTIKNMIKGKKIDEIRRIFNIKDHGFTPEEEEQNRKEYPHFY; encoded by the exons ATGGAGCTTTTGTGCATCAGACAATGGATAAGTGGCCTTCTTCCAACC TGGCTTAGTGCATGGTGCATAAAACCTGTTGGTGGAGCACTTGTTAGGCAGGAACCAGAATATATCTTACTAGCCT tgaTGGGTTCGCCGTTGAAGAAGATCATGCTATGCAGTTCGGAAAAGGAGATTTTCAGTGTGGAAGAACAAGTGATGGTGCAACATTCGGTGATCATAAACAACATGATTGAAGATGGGTCGTACAACCATGAAGAGAGCAAGATTCCATTGGATTGCGTCGACTCCAAGACTCTCAAGAAGGTCATCGATTATTGTACACACCACACTCACCACCACAACGACAACCAAGAAGATCTTGAGGCTTGGGATGCTCAATTTCTCAATGTTGATTCTAACGGCCTTTATGATTTGTTGATG GCAGCAAATTATCTTGAGATTAGAAATCTCTTGGATCTGATATACGgaactataaaaaatatgataaaggGAAAGAAAATAGATGAGATACGCAGAATCTTCAACATCAAAGATCATGGCTTCACTCCTGAAGAGGAAGAACAAAATCGCAAGGAGTACCCACATTTTTATTAG
- the LOC112695277 gene encoding SKP1-like protein 11 isoform X5, whose product MDKWPSSNQKWLSAWCIKPVGGALVRQEPEYILLALMGSPLKKIMLCSSEKEIFSVEEQVMVQHSVIINNMIEDGSYNHEESKIPLDCVDSKTLKKVIDYCTHHTHHHNDNQEDLEAWDAQFLNVDSNGLYDLLMAANYLEIRNLLDLIYGTIKNMIKGKKIDEIRRIFNIKDHGFTPEEEEQNRKEYPHFY is encoded by the exons ATGGATAAGTGGCCTTCTTCCAACC AGAAGTGGCTTAGTGCATGGTGCATAAAACCTGTTGGTGGAGCACTTGTTAGGCAGGAACCAGAATATATCTTACTAGCCT tgaTGGGTTCGCCGTTGAAGAAGATCATGCTATGCAGTTCGGAAAAGGAGATTTTCAGTGTGGAAGAACAAGTGATGGTGCAACATTCGGTGATCATAAACAACATGATTGAAGATGGGTCGTACAACCATGAAGAGAGCAAGATTCCATTGGATTGCGTCGACTCCAAGACTCTCAAGAAGGTCATCGATTATTGTACACACCACACTCACCACCACAACGACAACCAAGAAGATCTTGAGGCTTGGGATGCTCAATTTCTCAATGTTGATTCTAACGGCCTTTATGATTTGTTGATG GCAGCAAATTATCTTGAGATTAGAAATCTCTTGGATCTGATATACGgaactataaaaaatatgataaaggGAAAGAAAATAGATGAGATACGCAGAATCTTCAACATCAAAGATCATGGCTTCACTCCTGAAGAGGAAGAACAAAATCGCAAGGAGTACCCACATTTTTATTAG
- the LOC112695277 gene encoding SKP1-like protein 11 isoform X2: MDKWPSSNLLDLLIEIMSIKEKWLSAWCIKPVGGALVRQEPEYILLALMGSPLKKIMLCSSEKEIFSVEEQVMVQHSVIINNMIEDGSYNHEESKIPLDCVDSKTLKKVIDYCTHHTHHHNDNQEDLEAWDAQFLNVDSNGLYDLLMAANYLEIRNLLDLIYGTIKNMIKGKKIDEIRRIFNIKDHGFTPEEEEQNRKEYPHFY; encoded by the exons ATGGATAAGTGGCCTTCTTCCAACC TTCTTGATTTACTAATTGAAATCATGTCAATTAAAGAGAAGTGGCTTAGTGCATGGTGCATAAAACCTGTTGGTGGAGCACTTGTTAGGCAGGAACCAGAATATATCTTACTAGCCT tgaTGGGTTCGCCGTTGAAGAAGATCATGCTATGCAGTTCGGAAAAGGAGATTTTCAGTGTGGAAGAACAAGTGATGGTGCAACATTCGGTGATCATAAACAACATGATTGAAGATGGGTCGTACAACCATGAAGAGAGCAAGATTCCATTGGATTGCGTCGACTCCAAGACTCTCAAGAAGGTCATCGATTATTGTACACACCACACTCACCACCACAACGACAACCAAGAAGATCTTGAGGCTTGGGATGCTCAATTTCTCAATGTTGATTCTAACGGCCTTTATGATTTGTTGATG GCAGCAAATTATCTTGAGATTAGAAATCTCTTGGATCTGATATACGgaactataaaaaatatgataaaggGAAAGAAAATAGATGAGATACGCAGAATCTTCAACATCAAAGATCATGGCTTCACTCCTGAAGAGGAAGAACAAAATCGCAAGGAGTACCCACATTTTTATTAG
- the LOC112695277 gene encoding SKP1-like protein 11 isoform X7: protein MDKWPSSNLMGSPLKKIMLCSSEKEIFSVEEQVMVQHSVIINNMIEDGSYNHEESKIPLDCVDSKTLKKVIDYCTHHTHHHNDNQEDLEAWDAQFLNVDSNGLYDLLMAANYLEIRNLLDLIYGTIKNMIKGKKIDEIRRIFNIKDHGFTPEEEEQNRKEYPHFY, encoded by the exons ATGGATAAGTGGCCTTCTTCCAACC tgaTGGGTTCGCCGTTGAAGAAGATCATGCTATGCAGTTCGGAAAAGGAGATTTTCAGTGTGGAAGAACAAGTGATGGTGCAACATTCGGTGATCATAAACAACATGATTGAAGATGGGTCGTACAACCATGAAGAGAGCAAGATTCCATTGGATTGCGTCGACTCCAAGACTCTCAAGAAGGTCATCGATTATTGTACACACCACACTCACCACCACAACGACAACCAAGAAGATCTTGAGGCTTGGGATGCTCAATTTCTCAATGTTGATTCTAACGGCCTTTATGATTTGTTGATG GCAGCAAATTATCTTGAGATTAGAAATCTCTTGGATCTGATATACGgaactataaaaaatatgataaaggGAAAGAAAATAGATGAGATACGCAGAATCTTCAACATCAAAGATCATGGCTTCACTCCTGAAGAGGAAGAACAAAATCGCAAGGAGTACCCACATTTTTATTAG